One genomic segment of Profundibacter amoris includes these proteins:
- a CDS encoding cytochrome-c peroxidase — MEVFMKLAVVFWVLGAGMAQAGFDSIEELGEALFFDVNLSQNRTQSCASCHNPDQAYVDTRQTDAGLAFSLGDDGESLGDRNAPTITYAREVPLFQVNDMGFYMGGQFLDGRAHDLAAQAGGPPLNPIEMGMPDKASVVLRLAENTDYVAALKAYFGADVADVEAAFDAMTQAIAAYERTDLFAPYDSKYDRAVRGDYVMTPQEALGQDLFFDKERTNCSLCHFGNEKPASAGELFTAHEYFNLGVPTNVPGRKANGVLVGKIDFGLLGNPEVNDVIEMGKFRTPTLRNVAVTGPYMHNGIFNDLRTVVLFYNRYNTDDPEWQINPETGKPFGWPEVPKTLAVRELTHGPALSNDEIDALVAFMETLTDARYEDLLQE; from the coding sequence ATGGAGGTTTTCATGAAACTGGCTGTGGTTTTCTGGGTTCTGGGCGCGGGCATGGCGCAGGCAGGGTTTGACAGCATTGAAGAACTGGGCGAGGCGCTGTTTTTCGACGTGAACCTGTCGCAGAACCGCACGCAATCCTGTGCCAGTTGTCACAACCCCGATCAGGCCTATGTGGACACGCGGCAAACCGATGCGGGGCTGGCGTTTTCGCTGGGCGATGACGGCGAATCGCTGGGGGATCGCAATGCGCCGACGATTACCTATGCGCGCGAGGTGCCTTTGTTTCAGGTGAACGACATGGGGTTCTACATGGGCGGGCAGTTTCTGGACGGGCGCGCGCATGATCTGGCGGCGCAGGCCGGTGGCCCGCCGCTGAACCCGATTGAAATGGGGATGCCGGACAAGGCCAGTGTGGTTTTGCGGCTGGCGGAAAATACCGATTATGTGGCGGCGCTAAAGGCGTATTTCGGCGCGGATGTGGCCGATGTAGAGGCCGCCTTTGACGCGATGACACAGGCGATTGCGGCTTATGAGCGGACGGACCTGTTCGCCCCTTATGACAGCAAATACGACCGCGCGGTTCGGGGGGACTATGTGATGACCCCGCAAGAGGCCTTGGGGCAGGATCTGTTTTTTGACAAGGAACGCACCAATTGCAGCCTGTGCCATTTCGGGAACGAAAAACCCGCCAGTGCGGGCGAATTGTTTACAGCGCATGAATATTTCAATCTGGGGGTTCCGACCAATGTGCCGGGGCGCAAGGCGAACGGGGTTCTGGTGGGCAAGATCGATTTCGGCCTGTTGGGCAACCCCGAGGTGAACGATGTGATCGAGATGGGCAAATTCCGCACCCCCACCTTGCGCAATGTCGCGGTGACGGGGCCTTATATGCACAACGGCATTTTCAACGATCTGCGCACGGTGGTTCTGTTTTACAACCGCTACAACACCGATGATCCCGAATGGCAGATCAACCCCGAAACCGGCAAGCCGTTCGGCTGGCCCGAGGTGCCCAAGACACTGGCGGTGCGCGAACTGACCCACGGG
- the ffh gene encoding signal recognition particle protein → MFENLSERLGGVFDRLTKQGALSDDDIKTALREVRVALLEADVSLPVARDFIKAISDKAAGQAVTKSITPGQQVVKIVHDELVHVLAGDNDNAGELKIDNAPAPILMVGLQGSGKTTTTAKLAKRLKEKQGKRVLMASLDVQRPAAQEQLAVLGTQIGVDTLPIVKGQSAVDIAKRAKQQATMGGYDVYMLDTAGRLHIDEVLMDEVQSVRDIANPRETLLVVDGLTGQDAVNVAEEFDSKVGVSGVVLTRMDGDGRGGAALSMRAVTGKPIKFVGLGEKMDALEEFHPERVAGRILGMGDIVSLVEKAQETIEAEQAERMMKRFQKGQFNMNDLKQQLEQMLKMGGMEGIMGMMPGMGKMKKQVEDAGFDDSILKRQIALINSMTKRERANPKLLQASRKKRIARGAGLEVSELNKLMKMHRQMADMMKKMGKMGKGGMLKKAMGGMFGKGGHGMAGELQNMDPKAMEAAAKQMGGKLPGLGGGSLPPGLSGFGKKK, encoded by the coding sequence ATGTTTGAAAATCTATCCGAACGCCTTGGTGGTGTCTTTGACCGGCTGACCAAACAGGGCGCCCTGTCTGACGACGACATCAAAACCGCGCTTCGCGAGGTCCGCGTGGCTTTGCTCGAGGCCGACGTTTCCCTGCCCGTTGCCCGCGATTTCATCAAGGCAATTTCCGACAAGGCCGCAGGTCAGGCCGTTACCAAATCCATCACTCCCGGCCAGCAGGTCGTTAAAATCGTCCATGACGAACTGGTGCATGTGCTGGCCGGCGACAATGACAACGCCGGCGAACTGAAAATTGATAACGCCCCCGCACCGATCCTGATGGTCGGCCTGCAAGGCTCGGGTAAAACCACAACCACCGCCAAACTGGCCAAACGCCTAAAGGAAAAGCAGGGTAAACGCGTGCTGATGGCATCATTGGACGTGCAGCGCCCTGCCGCGCAGGAACAGCTGGCCGTGTTGGGCACGCAAATCGGCGTTGATACCCTGCCGATCGTCAAAGGCCAGTCCGCCGTGGACATCGCCAAACGCGCCAAACAGCAGGCGACGATGGGCGGCTATGACGTCTATATGCTGGACACCGCCGGTCGCCTTCACATCGACGAAGTGTTGATGGACGAAGTGCAATCCGTGCGCGACATCGCCAACCCGCGCGAAACCCTGCTGGTGGTCGATGGCCTGACCGGTCAGGACGCGGTGAACGTGGCCGAGGAATTCGACAGCAAGGTCGGTGTGTCCGGCGTGGTCCTGACCCGTATGGACGGCGACGGCCGCGGCGGTGCGGCCCTGTCCATGCGCGCTGTCACCGGCAAGCCGATCAAATTCGTCGGCCTTGGCGAAAAGATGGACGCGCTCGAGGAATTCCACCCCGAACGTGTGGCGGGCCGGATCCTTGGCATGGGCGACATTGTATCGCTGGTCGAAAAGGCACAGGAAACCATCGAGGCCGAACAGGCCGAACGCATGATGAAGCGGTTCCAGAAGGGTCAGTTCAACATGAACGACCTGAAACAGCAGCTGGAACAGATGCTGAAAATGGGCGGCATGGAAGGTATCATGGGCATGATGCCTGGCATGGGCAAGATGAAGAAACAGGTGGAAGATGCCGGTTTTGACGACAGCATCCTGAAACGCCAGATCGCGCTGATCAATTCGATGACCAAACGCGAACGCGCCAATCCCAAACTGTTGCAGGCCTCGCGCAAGAAACGCATCGCGCGTGGTGCCGGTCTGGAAGTGTCCGAGCTGAACAAGCTGATGAAGATGCACCGCCAGATGGCCGACATGATGAAGAAGATGGGCAAAATGGGCAAAGGCGGGATGCTGAAAAAAGCCATGGGCGGCATGTTTGGCAAAGGCGGTCACGGCATGGCTGGCGAATTGCAGAACATGGACCCAAAGGCAATGGAAGCCGCGGCCAAACAGATGGGCGGCAAACTGCCCGGTCTGGGTGGCGGCTCGCTACCGCCGGGGCTGTCGGGGTTTGGTAAAAAGAAATGA
- a CDS encoding GNAT family N-acetyltransferase: MTLTIPTLETERLILRGPVAEDFEPLAEFFADTERSAGFGDTASRSEAWRWFASSIGHWQLRGYGYFTVVTKTDNRPCGIVGIWNPEGWPEPEIGWVVFRNAEGKGYAYEAALAVREHAYGEMGFTTMTSNIVPDNVRSIALAERLGCVLDRVYENEQMGTTRMYRHPAPEALS; this comes from the coding sequence ATGACCCTGACCATCCCCACCCTTGAAACCGAACGCCTGATCCTGCGCGGCCCTGTCGCCGAGGATTTCGAGCCGCTGGCCGAATTCTTTGCCGATACCGAACGCTCGGCCGGTTTTGGCGACACGGCCTCGCGCTCCGAGGCATGGCGCTGGTTCGCCAGTTCCATCGGCCACTGGCAATTGCGCGGTTACGGATATTTCACCGTCGTGACCAAAACCGACAACCGGCCCTGTGGCATCGTCGGCATCTGGAACCCCGAAGGCTGGCCCGAACCGGAAATCGGCTGGGTGGTGTTCCGGAATGCCGAAGGCAAGGGTTACGCCTATGAGGCCGCCTTGGCCGTGCGTGAACATGCCTACGGGGAAATGGGCTTCACCACCATGACCAGCAACATCGTGCCCGATAATGTCAGGTCGATCGCGCTGGCCGAACGGCTGGGCTGTGTGCTGGACCGAGTCTATGAAAACGAACAGATGGGCACCACCCGCATGTATCGCCACCCCGCACCGGAGGCGCTGTCATGA
- a CDS encoding chorismate mutase encodes MTDPVTRAAELLKDHRKSIDRLDSILVYTLAERFSHTQAVGKLKAEHDLPASDPAREAAQIARLEELAEKADLDPKFAKKFLNFIIQEVIQHHNKHKT; translated from the coding sequence ATGACTGATCCCGTCACCCGCGCCGCGGAACTGCTGAAAGACCACCGCAAGAGCATCGACCGGCTGGATTCGATCCTTGTCTATACGCTGGCCGAACGCTTCAGCCACACGCAGGCCGTGGGCAAACTGAAGGCCGAACATGACCTGCCCGCCTCTGATCCGGCGCGCGAGGCAGCACAGATCGCACGACTCGAGGAACTGGCCGAAAAAGCCGACCTCGACCCGAAATTCGCCAAGAAATTCCTGAACTTCATCATTCAGGAAGTCATCCAACACCACAACAAACACAAAACCTGA
- the rpsP gene encoding 30S ribosomal protein S16, translating to MAMKIRLARGGSKKRPFYRIVAADSRMPRDGRYIEKLGTYNPLLPKDSEERVKMDMERVKYWLGEGAQPTDRVSRFLEAAGVLEKKTRNNPNKGKPGDKAVARAEEKAAKAAAPAEEAAPEENAAE from the coding sequence ATGGCTATGAAAATTCGTCTCGCACGCGGCGGTTCCAAGAAACGTCCTTTTTATCGCATCGTTGCGGCTGACAGCCGGATGCCCCGCGATGGCCGTTACATCGAAAAGCTGGGCACATACAACCCGCTGCTGCCCAAGGATTCCGAAGAGCGCGTGAAAATGGACATGGAGCGCGTGAAATACTGGCTGGGCGAAGGTGCACAGCCGACCGACCGCGTATCGCGTTTTCTGGAAGCTGCCGGCGTTCTGGAAAAGAAAACCCGCAACAACCCCAACAAAGGCAAACCCGGTGACAAAGCCGTTGCCCGCGCCGAGGAAAAGGCCGCAAAAGCTGCTGCTCCTGCTGAAGAAGCCGCGCCCGAGGAAAATGCTGCCGAGTAA
- the bluB gene encoding 5,6-dimethylbenzimidazole synthase, producing MPDFSDQFRQEFTQLLRWRRDVRRFRTDPVEGAIVDRCLSTFNLAPSVGLSEPWRIVRVTSQPARDAAIANFEAANADALKGYSGEKAQIYSGLKLSGMRDAPVQFAVFCDDETPKGQGLGAATMPETRRYSVVAAITQFWLAARTEGLGVGWVSILDPARLTRDLDVPAGWSLIAYLCVGWPEENKTTPTLQQVGWETRSTTLDILER from the coding sequence ATGCCTGATTTTTCCGATCAGTTCCGGCAAGAGTTTACCCAGCTTCTGCGCTGGCGGCGCGATGTGCGCCGCTTTCGCACGGATCCGGTCGAGGGGGCTATTGTTGATCGTTGTTTGTCGACGTTCAATCTGGCCCCCTCGGTCGGTCTGTCCGAACCCTGGCGGATTGTGCGTGTCACCTCGCAACCCGCCCGCGATGCCGCGATTGCCAATTTCGAGGCCGCGAATGCCGATGCCCTGAAGGGCTATTCCGGCGAAAAAGCACAAATATATTCAGGGCTTAAACTAAGCGGGATGCGCGATGCACCCGTTCAGTTCGCCGTGTTCTGCGATGACGAAACCCCCAAAGGGCAGGGCCTTGGCGCTGCCACCATGCCCGAAACCCGCCGCTATTCGGTTGTGGCCGCGATCACCCAGTTCTGGCTGGCCGCCCGCACCGAAGGGCTGGGCGTTGGCTGGGTTTCCATCCTTGACCCCGCCCGCCTGACCCGCGATCTGGACGTGCCTGCGGGCTGGTCGCTGATCGCCTATCTTTGCGTCGGCTGGCCCGAGGAAAACAAGACCACCCCCACCCTGCAACAAGTCGGCTGGGAAACCCGCAGCACGACGCTGGACATACTGGAGCGATAG
- the rimM gene encoding ribosome maturation factor RimM (Essential for efficient processing of 16S rRNA): MPTDHICVGAFSGSYGVKGEVRLKSFCADPEAIAAYSPLTTEDGKHSYAITITRSIKGALVARVEGITNKEMADDLKGIRLFARRGQLPALPDDEFYHADLIGLTVLDTGGTVLGKVHAVQNHGASDLLEIMPSTGGNTILLPFTREVVPTVDLTAGRIIADPPEGAL, translated from the coding sequence ATGCCAACAGACCACATCTGTGTCGGGGCTTTTTCCGGCTCTTACGGTGTCAAAGGCGAGGTGCGCCTGAAAAGTTTCTGCGCCGATCCCGAAGCGATCGCCGCCTACAGCCCCCTGACCACCGAGGACGGCAAGCACAGCTATGCCATCACCATCACCCGCAGCATCAAGGGTGCGCTGGTGGCTCGGGTCGAGGGGATCACGAACAAAGAGATGGCCGACGACCTGAAAGGTATCCGCCTGTTTGCGCGACGCGGTCAACTGCCCGCCCTGCCGGATGACGAATTCTACCACGCCGACCTGATCGGCCTGACCGTTCTGGACACCGGCGGCACGGTTCTGGGCAAGGTCCACGCGGTGCAAAACCACGGTGCCAGCGACCTGCTGGAGATCATGCCAAGCACGGGGGGCAACACCATCCTGCTGCCCTTTACCCGCGAAGTGGTGCCAACCGTTGACCTGACTGCAGGCCGCATCATCGCCGATCCGCCCGAAGGGGCGCTGTAA
- the trmD gene encoding tRNA (guanosine(37)-N1)-methyltransferase TrmD, with translation MSKPTKPPLTKSHGRKTITATLQPRDLMGEAPQLANAWRVKVVTLFPEAFPGVLGASLTGKALQEGLWQLETIDLRPFGEGKHKNVDDTPSGGGAGMVLRADVVGKALEKAQQGTPTDRAKWPVIYLSPRGKPLTQAMAQRFAKADGMTLLCGRFEGVDERVIEEFAIEEVSLGDFVLTGGEIAAQALIDATVRLIPRVLGNQASTEEESFSDGLLEHSQYTRPAVWKGREVPEILLSGHHAKIADWRQEMAERLTKKRRPDLWRAYCEKHDRDPEEDQEQ, from the coding sequence ATGTCAAAGCCAACCAAACCCCCGCTGACCAAATCGCACGGTCGCAAAACCATCACCGCCACGCTGCAACCGCGTGATCTGATGGGCGAGGCCCCGCAACTGGCCAACGCCTGGCGGGTCAAGGTGGTCACCCTGTTCCCCGAGGCATTTCCCGGTGTGCTGGGCGCATCCCTGACCGGCAAGGCTCTGCAAGAAGGGCTGTGGCAGTTGGAAACCATTGACCTGCGCCCCTTTGGCGAAGGCAAGCACAAGAACGTCGATGACACCCCATCCGGTGGCGGTGCCGGCATGGTGCTGCGGGCCGATGTGGTGGGCAAGGCGCTGGAAAAGGCGCAACAGGGCACCCCGACCGATCGTGCCAAATGGCCGGTGATTTACCTGTCGCCACGCGGCAAACCCCTGACACAGGCGATGGCACAGCGATTCGCAAAAGCTGACGGAATGACCCTGCTTTGTGGCCGTTTCGAGGGTGTAGACGAGCGCGTGATCGAAGAATTCGCGATAGAAGAGGTTTCTTTGGGCGATTTCGTCCTGACAGGCGGCGAGATTGCAGCACAGGCCTTGATTGATGCCACAGTCCGTCTTATACCGCGCGTCTTGGGGAACCAGGCATCCACCGAAGAGGAATCATTCTCGGACGGGTTGCTGGAACACTCGCAGTATACAAGGCCTGCCGTCTGGAAGGGTCGCGAGGTACCGGAAATTCTTCTGTCCGGCCATCACGCGAAAATAGCCGACTGGCGACAGGAGATGGCCGAAAGGCTGACAAAGAAACGTCGACCTGATCTCTGGCGGGCTTATTGTGAGAAACACGATAGGGACCCGGAAGAAGACCAAGAGCAATAG
- the rplS gene encoding 50S ribosomal protein L19 codes for MNLIAELEAEQIAALGKDIPDFKAGDTIRVGYKVTEGTRTRVQNYEGVCISRKNGSGIAGSFTVRKISFGEGVERVFPLHSTNIDSITVVRRGRVRRAKLYYLRSRRGKSARIAEDTNYKPKKS; via the coding sequence ATGAACCTGATCGCAGAACTGGAAGCCGAGCAAATCGCTGCGCTTGGCAAAGACATTCCCGATTTCAAGGCGGGTGATACCATCCGCGTAGGTTACAAGGTAACCGAGGGCACCCGCACCCGTGTGCAGAACTACGAAGGTGTCTGCATCAGCCGCAAAAACGGTTCGGGCATTGCCGGATCGTTCACCGTGCGCAAGATTTCCTTTGGCGAAGGTGTGGAACGTGTGTTCCCGCTGCATTCAACCAACATCGACAGCATCACAGTTGTGCGTCGTGGCCGTGTGCGCCGCGCCAAACTGTACTATCTGCGCAGCCGTCGCGGTAAATCGGCGCGTATCGCCGAAGACACCAACTACAAGCCCAAAAAATCTTAA
- the rpmE gene encoding 50S ribosomal protein L31, translating into MKKDIHPDYHTINVKMTDGTIVEMKSTYGTEGETMSLEIDPSVHPAWTGGGTRLMDAGGRVSKFKKKYEGLGF; encoded by the coding sequence ATGAAAAAAGATATTCACCCCGACTACCACACAATCAACGTCAAAATGACCGACGGCACGATTGTAGAAATGAAATCGACCTACGGGACCGAAGGCGAAACAATGTCGCTGGAAATCGACCCGTCGGTTCACCCCGCCTGGACCGGCGGCGGCACCCGTTTGATGGATGCCGGTGGCCGTGTGTCCAAGTTCAAAAAGAAATACGAAGGGCTTGGCTTCTAG
- a CDS encoding division plane positioning ATPase MipZ: MAHIIVVGNEKGGSGKSTTSMHVATALVRMGHSVGALDLDLRQRTFGRYVENRRTYCETHDVKLPMPDYHDLPDVDRAKLKPGENVYDHRLSAAVATLEPDNDFILIDCPGSHTRLSQVAHSLADTLITPLNDSFVDFDLLAHMDPDSGKILSPSVYSEMVWNARQLRAQAGLPSIDWVVVRNRLAAQRMHNKEKMEQALNALSKRIGFRIAPGFGERVIFRELFPRGLTLLDLRDVGVKGQMNISNVAARQELRELMKALNLPGVSVNF, translated from the coding sequence TTGGCGCATATTATTGTTGTGGGGAACGAAAAGGGTGGCTCGGGTAAATCGACCACCTCGATGCATGTGGCAACGGCACTGGTCCGGATGGGCCATAGTGTTGGCGCGCTGGATCTGGATTTGCGGCAACGCACCTTTGGCCGCTATGTCGAAAACCGCCGCACCTATTGCGAAACCCATGATGTCAAACTGCCGATGCCAGATTACCACGACCTGCCGGATGTGGATCGTGCCAAACTGAAGCCGGGCGAAAATGTTTACGACCATCGTCTGTCAGCCGCCGTTGCTACGCTGGAGCCGGACAATGATTTCATTCTGATCGACTGTCCCGGGTCGCACACCCGATTGTCACAGGTGGCCCATTCGCTGGCCGACACATTGATCACCCCGCTGAACGACAGCTTTGTCGATTTCGACCTGCTGGCGCATATGGATCCGGATAGCGGTAAAATCCTCAGCCCTTCTGTCTATTCCGAAATGGTCTGGAACGCGCGGCAATTGCGGGCGCAGGCCGGATTGCCCTCTATTGACTGGGTGGTGGTGCGCAACCGTCTGGCCGCACAGCGGATGCACAACAAGGAAAAGATGGAGCAGGCCCTGAATGCCCTGTCAAAACGTATCGGTTTTCGCATCGCACCGGGGTTTGGCGAGCGGGTCATTTTCCGTGAACTTTTCCCGCGCGGCCTGACCCTGCTGGATTTGCGCGATGTCGGCGTCAAAGGGCAGATGAATATTTCCAATGTCGCCGCCCGTCAGGAGCTGCGCGAACTGATGAAGGCGCTGAATTTGCCGGGGGTTTCGGTGAATTTCTAG
- a CDS encoding SDR family NAD(P)-dependent oxidoreductase, whose protein sequence is MSEKSILITGCSSGIGYDAAHTLHKRGWRVFATCRQESDCERLRGEGLESFALDYADETSVKAAVTETLSRTGGTLDALYNNGAYAIPGALEDLPRDALRAIYEVNLFGYHDLTRQIIPVMRAQGHGRIINCSSVLGLAALRFRGAYVSTKFALEGLTDVLRLEMHSQPIDVILIEPGPITSKIRVNAQPHFEKWIDWENSALRKLYEFGLRPRLYDTSGEPDKFELPASAVTKKLIHALESKRPKPRYYVTVPTYLSGFFRRILSTRAFDWILLKG, encoded by the coding sequence ATGAGCGAAAAATCCATTCTGATCACCGGTTGTTCTTCGGGCATCGGCTATGACGCGGCGCATACGTTGCACAAACGCGGCTGGCGGGTGTTTGCGACCTGCCGTCAGGAATCCGATTGCGAACGCCTGCGCGGTGAAGGGCTGGAAAGTTTCGCTCTGGATTATGCCGACGAGACGTCGGTCAAAGCCGCCGTCACCGAAACCCTGTCGCGCACCGGCGGCACGCTGGACGCGCTATATAACAACGGCGCCTATGCCATTCCCGGTGCCCTCGAGGATCTGCCCCGTGACGCCCTGCGCGCAATCTACGAGGTTAATTTGTTTGGCTATCATGACCTGACCCGTCAGATAATTCCGGTGATGCGGGCGCAGGGGCACGGGCGGATAATCAACTGTTCCTCGGTTCTGGGGCTGGCCGCTTTGCGGTTTCGCGGAGCCTATGTTTCAACCAAATTCGCGCTGGAGGGGCTGACCGATGTGCTGCGTCTGGAAATGCACAGCCAGCCGATTGACGTGATCCTGATCGAACCCGGTCCGATCACCAGTAAAATCCGCGTCAACGCCCAACCGCATTTTGAAAAATGGATCGACTGGGAAAATTCCGCCCTGCGCAAACTGTACGAGTTCGGTCTGCGTCCGCGCCTGTATGACACCAGCGGCGAACCTGACAAATTCGAACTGCCAGCTTCGGCGGTCACGAAAAAGCTGATCCATGCGCTGGAATCAAAGCGACCAAAACCGCGTTACTATGTTACGGTCCCCACATACCTTTCCGGTTTCTTTCGCCGCATCCTGTCGACCCGCGCCTTTGACTGGATCCTGCTAAAGGGCTAA
- a CDS encoding twin transmembrane helix small protein: protein MLQDPLFLTLAAACLVVVVILMLGIGGFAKGGEFNRNHANRLMRFRIYAQAIAVVLLLLFLYIRSKG from the coding sequence ATGCTTCAAGACCCCCTATTTCTGACCCTTGCCGCTGCCTGTCTGGTGGTGGTGGTTATCCTGATGCTGGGCATCGGCGGCTTTGCCAAGGGTGGTGAATTCAACCGCAATCACGCCAACCGGCTGATGCGGTTCCGCATCTATGCACAGGCCATTGCCGTGGTGCTGCTGTTGCTGTTTCTCTATATCCGTAGCAAAGGCTAG
- a CDS encoding cob(I)yrinic acid a,c-diamide adenosyltransferase gives MVVLNKIYTKTGDSGETALGDGTRVPKTSPRVAAYGTVDEVNATVGLARLHANGDMHDMLALIQNDLFDLGADLCRPEMDKDKDAEYPPLRLATSQVERLEGEIDAMNANLATLRSFILPGGSPLAAHLHLCRTVSRRAERLAVELAASESVNPAAVKYLNRLSDWFFVASRVANENGAKDVLWVPGANR, from the coding sequence ATGGTCGTTCTGAACAAGATTTACACCAAAACCGGCGATAGCGGCGAAACCGCGTTGGGGGATGGCACCCGCGTGCCCAAAACCTCGCCGCGCGTTGCGGCCTATGGCACTGTGGACGAGGTAAACGCCACCGTCGGCCTTGCCCGTCTGCACGCCAACGGCGACATGCACGATATGCTGGCGCTGATCCAGAACGATCTGTTCGATCTGGGGGCCGATCTGTGCCGCCCTGAAATGGACAAAGACAAAGACGCCGAATACCCGCCCCTGCGGCTGGCCACCTCGCAAGTCGAGCGGCTGGAAGGCGAGATCGACGCGATGAACGCCAACCTTGCCACGCTTCGGTCCTTTATCCTGCCCGGCGGCAGTCCGCTGGCCGCGCATCTGCATCTGTGCCGCACGGTTTCACGCCGCGCCGAGCGGTTGGCTGTGGAACTGGCGGCCAGCGAATCTGTCAATCCGGCGGCGGTGAAATACCTGAACCGTTTGTCCGACTGGTTCTTTGTGGCCAGCCGTGTTGCCAATGAAAATGGCGCAAAAGATGTGCTATGGGTGCCCGGCGCCAACCGTTAA
- a CDS encoding electron transfer flavoprotein subunit beta/FixA family protein, giving the protein MKVLVPVKRVIDYNVKVRVKADGSGVDLANVKMSMNPFDEIAVEEAIRLREAGKVEEVVAVSIGVKQAQETLRTALAMGADRAILVIAADDVHQDIEPLAVAKILKAIVDEEKPDLVLAGKQAIDNDMNATGQMLSALLGWSQATFASEVDIDGDHATVTREVDGGLQTIKVKMPTIITVDLRLNEPRYASLPNIMKAKKKPLDEKTAADYGVDVTPRLTVVKTGEPETRAAGVKVADVAELVAKLKEAGVV; this is encoded by the coding sequence ATGAAGGTGCTAGTGCCAGTCAAGCGCGTGATCGACTACAACGTGAAGGTTCGCGTCAAAGCGGACGGATCGGGTGTTGATCTCGCCAATGTCAAAATGTCGATGAACCCTTTTGACGAAATCGCGGTAGAAGAAGCGATCCGCCTGCGCGAAGCGGGCAAGGTCGAAGAAGTGGTTGCCGTTTCCATCGGTGTCAAACAGGCACAGGAAACCCTGCGCACCGCTTTGGCGATGGGCGCTGACCGCGCCATTCTGGTGATTGCCGCCGATGATGTGCATCAGGACATCGAGCCGCTGGCCGTTGCCAAAATCCTGAAGGCCATCGTGGATGAAGAAAAGCCCGATCTGGTTCTGGCAGGAAAACAGGCGATCGACAACGACATGAACGCCACCGGCCAGATGCTGTCAGCATTGCTGGGCTGGTCGCAGGCCACCTTTGCCTCCGAAGTGGACATCGATGGCGATCACGCCACCGTCACCCGCGAGGTGGACGGCGGTTTGCAAACGATCAAGGTCAAGATGCCAACCATCATCACCGTTGATCTGCGTCTGAACGAGCCACGCTACGCCAGCTTGCCCAACATCATGAAGGCCAAGAAAAAGCCGCTGGATGAAAAAACCGCCGCCGATTACGGCGTCGATGTCACCCCGCGTCTGACCGTTGTGAAAACCGGCGAACCTGAAACCCGTGCTGCGGGTGTGAAGGTGGCGGATGTGGCCGAACTTGTTGCGAAACTCAAAGAAGCGGGGGTTGTCTGA